The stretch of DNA tttaggttttttttcagtggcataattcagtgcttcgtctcgtatctaaaacaaaagcagacgacaaatttagtcagttggagttgtctcccgtactcctgtagcatgcactgatctaaaaataatccactatttttagatcagtgcgctgcaccgagacggttatacccaaacggcgcataccgcaaacggttcgtgaattcccgacaaaagaaaagatccgcacgcggcactggcaacttcagtggtcttttagaagatttgtatcttgaaatgaaaattaacgaatatcgcgctgtccgaaggaatggagtacatatcggacaatgaccacgctcaggctaaaacgataggacatctgaccgacatgcggcaatgtgaatcgaaCATTTGGGGAtattcatcgttatatgtctgatgtccgacgcctaacgacatccctgtagTGTATTCAAATCCCGGGTCAGATTTATTTCAAATGTTGTGCTAAGGTTCTTTCAACCAATATGCAGACATCCCTGGAAAGAAAAGGGGAGCTTACCCtattaaacaaattcatgagTTTTATTTGGGAGTGGTCGGACATGATTTTCTCTAAAACACTGATTTAGAATGTGATTGTCGTTGTCATTTCTTGGCCTTGCAATGATACATTTTATTGTGTAGACAAATGGATAGAAAGTATCAATATATCATATGTTACTTTACAAAATGTATTTTGGAATGTTATCCATAAAATTACTGGTAAAAGCTTTACAACTCAATAACCCCAGATCAAATCATTACCAAATTTGAGTTGTTACAATTGAGGGTCTGAAAATAGAGGTTTCATTGTATTACTGCATGTACTTTGTTAGCAACATCGTTATTCATGTTCCAGATGCAAGAGGCGCTAGCAAGCAGGTCAAGTGTCCGTGCTGTGACGCCCACTTCTCTCACTCCTGGGAGCTGCACGATCACCGTCGCCAGATCCACACCGGTCCTGTTCCGGTTCACTGCATCTTCTGCGGCCTGGGATACCAGTCTCTCACCCCCATGTACAAACATCTTAAACATCATTTCCATAGCGACACCTCCAAAGGGACAAAGTCGTCACTTCTTTGCTGTCCCTTTTGCGATTCTGCCGCTGTTTTTACCAGTGAAGCTTCACTGTTGGTGAGCCATGTGGTGGGAGAGCATCAGGATGTCTTCCACTACGTTTGCTCCGTCTGTCAGCAGCGCTTCCATTCGGAGGATCCGTTACACATTCACCTTCAGCAAGCTCATGAGCTGAGTGTTCCTGGAAAGATGTACTCTCTGCTGTCTGGCTCTTCCTCCACTGCTCAGGTGCCAGCGACTTATAACGCAAACTTGGACGGGTCATCCACCTTGTTGAATGCTGCGGGCAGGCTTTTGATTCCAGGTGCTCCTTCGGATGAGAGTGCGCTTTCCCCCACGCAAGAGGATATGAGTTCTGATATTTTTCATAACCTTCCTACAGAAGCCCAGGAAAGCATCCGCTTCATCACACAGCTTGGGAAAAAAGCGGTTCTCACTATCACTGATGGGAAGGGGAACGTACAGAGAGTGTCCTTCAAGCAAGATGAGGCTATCCCAACATCCTCCAAGCCTGTTTCGCCTCCGCTTCCAACGTACGCAATGCAGGACGCGAACTTGGAGTGTTCCGAGACTGTGGTCGAAGAAGGCGTTGTTGCTCTTGGCAACGACATGGTGTTGGAGGAGACTGGGTCTGTGGTGGAAAACTTGGTCTATGGAATGAACTTCTCCACAGGAACAGAAGGTCTCACAGGTGCTCGTGACGTGGATTCAGCAACCGAGTTGGCAACAACCGAACTTGTTGCAGAAGGTTCGACCGATGCTATGGAAGTCAGTGAGGAGGCACACCATTTCGGTGTTGCCATGGAGACAGAGGTGAACTCCGACACTCTCCGAGTTGCGGGGGAGATGGAGGTTGTTACAGAAAGTTTACATGTTGGTGGAGAAACTGATAAAGAAACCACTGCATACGAGTTGGTCGACAGTGGTGATGAAATGTCAACTCCACCTGAGCACTTTGTGCTGatcagagagggggaggggggaggagagggagCACTGGACGAGACAAGATTTGCAAATGCGAGCGAGGGAGCTGAACTTGCGAGAGTTGCTGTGCAAACGTCTGATGATGGAACCATCACTGTCAGTGCTGAAGACTTGTTGAAGCTGATCAGAGGCTCACAGCCTAAATAATCTGATTGATTCTCACGTCTACATGAATAGatgaattccaaaaataactgtctggtttgtttgggttgtgaaagagtgaatacccttgctttttcctCGGACAAACAAATGCATACGTGCTCCCATCCACGTGTTTCCGTCGCACCCtcattggcccctccaatgtttgttcgagtaaaaagcaagggtattcactctttcacgaCCAATACAAACCTGTCAAGAGTTATTTCAGAATTGTCTAATAGAGCAGACCACAGAACAACCAAACACTGTATAAAACCCgccaaagaatttatttttcagagatGTGTGACATTGACAAAACTTATGTTAAATTGCAAAAAGAATTGCTGTCATGTCTGCAGACAAAACTTATGTTAAATTGCAAAAAGAATTGCTGTCATGTCTGCAGAATTGCCAACTTTTTTTCACGGTAAAGGAAAGGAGATGACATTGCCAAGCAACGTTGAAAACTTCTGAAAATTGCCAAAACTTTATGGCCATTTTGATACATTTGCTGAAGAAATTAAATTCTAGCAACATCCTGTTTTATCAAACAGCAAGTGAAATTAGCACTACATACATGGCAGAGAATCAAAACCTGTGCATTCTTAAGTTTTTCAGTTAAATAATTAAATTCGTTTATGAGCTTGTTGCGTAtttcgttgtgttttgttgttattgttttagtGCACTTGTAATGACGTTTTACAATAGCGATCTTGACTGAATTCCGAGTGTATTTTATCACATTTCCATTCTTGCTTTGGGGGTATCACTATATTGTGGCTCGTGATTCACTTGTAGATTTACTGGTTTGTTTTTACACATGTATGCATGCTTTCCCAGACAGGAAAGTAAGGAACACTTTTCTGTTTATTGCTGACGGTGTAACTCTTTAGAATAAGAAAGTTTGCCAAGTCAGAGGAACAAACAGATCCACCTCTACTAAATTTAATCTGCTTCTTGCTGGTGGCCAAAGTGCGATTCAGTATGAATACCAATTGATACTATCAGTCACAAACGGTGTACTACTTTACTAGGCGAAATAGGTCACTGCATTTTCTGCCGGACTTCAGTAAGGCTTTGGTCCGGCATCATCCACGATGATAACCAAGTGTTTCATTCTAATGAAAATACAGTACTCCCCGGTTAACGTCACTACCGTTTAAGGTCACACCTCTGATAACATCAATCAGGGTGTTGGTCCCGACCTAAAGCCTTCTTTGTATGACTAAGAAAACCTCGCTTACTGTGACCTCGGATATGGGAACACCTCTTTTTAGGTGACCCCCGTTCTGGTCTCTAAATGCAGAAGACCACCGCTTAAGATCAAGCGAAACTAAAACGGAAAAAATCTCCCAATTTTGCGGCCttgaccacaggagcttgtatccaaccaccggtcgataattatttactcctgcatgcttattatttactgctgcatgcttatccttactactactatttattAGTAAATAAATAATAAGTAGTAAATAGTACTAGTAGACTGTatgaataaggagtaaataaatggaataaggagtaaataattatcgaccggtggttggatacaagctcctgtggccttgacagaggtttttttctccataatGACTCAAAAGAGAAGTGACGCACAAATGTAAACGTCATCAGATTATTTGGCCCGATTATTTTACCCCAAAGAGAAGGATGAGGAAATCTTTCGCAAATAAAACTTGGAAAATAGTTCCCGCCAAAAAAGTCGCTGAACCAATCAAATTGCCAACGGAAACCACTTTGACAGAGTGAGACCCGTGGATGATGACAGATGTAACTGCAGTGTGCCCGCTCCCCTTCTGCAGAGGCATGAGGCTAGAATTGACCTCATGTTGTAATGCATGTCATAAGCGATATTTGAGTAGTGCCAATTTTAGGCCAAAATAAAAGACATTGTTGAAGATTTGAGATGTTtggaagctctctctctctctctttctttctctctttcgttccccctctctctctcttctctcatggtctctgtttctgtctgtctgtctgtctctcactctcagtctccgacccctctcctctctctctttctctctatctttgccCCCAGTctggccatctctctctcttctatcatGTCTctttctcatctctctctcagcctccaatctctctctctctctctctctctctctctctctcttttcacatttagtcaagttttgactaaatgttttaacatagagggggaatcgagacgagggtcgtggtgtgtgtgtctgtgcgtgtgtgtgtgtagagcgattcagaccaaactacttgaccgatctttatgaaatttgacataagagttcctgggaatgatatccccggacagttttttctttttttcgataaatacttttgatgacatcatatccggcttttagtaaaagttgaggcggcactgtcacaccctcattttttaataaaattgattgacatttttgtaaagcaatcttcgacgaaggccggactttggtattgcatttcagcttggtggcttaaaaattaattaatgactttggtcattaaaatctgaaaattgtaataaattctttttttatataaaacgatccaaatttacgttcattttattctacatcattttctgattccaaaaacatataaagatGTTAtagttggattaaaaacaagctctgaaaattaaaaatataaaaattatgatcaaaattaaatttccgaaatcgatttaaaaacaatttcattttattccttgtcggttcctgattccaaaaacatatagatatgatatgtttggattaaaaacacgctcagaaagttaaaacgaagagaggtacagaaaagcatgttatgcagcacagcgaaaccactaccgcgctgaacaggctcgtcagtttcactccgttatgcactagcggcggactacggtcattgtgataaaatgcagtgcgtttagttttattctgtgagttccacagcttgactaaatgtagtaatttcgccttacacgacttgttaactctgtctctctctccgtctcctgtctttatctctgtctgtcatgatcagtttgtctgtgtctctcttctctttctatgtctgtctgtcttacctcacctcctctctctctctctctctctctctctaatgcagCCGAtggtctctgtgtcagtgtcagtgtgtggtcTCTCTCTGGATCTGCCCATTATCACGTCATTGACTTTCAATTGGCGGGAAGTCTTTTATGGGGCCTCAAACTAAACTCTGATCTCCTCGGAGaaattgatcttatccgaggatcGGTTAACGTGTCCCTCGAATAAGATCACAATTTTGTTTGGTCCCAACGGAGGTCACCTTATCCGAGGAGTACTGTACGAACTGCATGACCAGTGTGAAGATTCAGTTCTCAGTCCAGTCCATGGGAGGCGACTTCTGAAACGGCAAGCTACTAATGTTTACAGTTGTTTCCCTTACGTGTTGCCCAACACAAGGACACCGCTCAATACATCTAATAAACATATAGTTATCTCAGGCAGCCACGTCTACTTTGCTTTTCCAATAAGGCTGGAATAAATAATACTCGGACAACAAACAAGTAGTGACGAAAACACACGCAACAGGAAATTAAGTACGCAACATCATGTGATCATGACATGTACCCAATGGGTACACGTGTACCCTTAGAGCCGGTCGTTTATTTCACTGCACCAAGGACACTGTAAAAACCACCGCCGAAGGCAAAATCAATGACTGACGTACTGTTACTGATGGTACTGCTGAGCTAAATCTTCACATCTTGCTGTTCCCAACATTCGTATTTCAGTGAGACGCGAACGGCATCTCTGGGTTACAGAGCATTCAACTGAGGTAAGGTTGAGCGATCCTCTCTGTTCGCTGTATTTGTATTTATGAACGTTTTGGTTCTCCTTCTTTGTTCGAGCTGTTGTCGACGCGCAAGCGAAACCACAGGAGCTGGTATCAAAGTGACGGTCGATTATTATTTACTTCTTCATCCTTTAATGTATCCTTACTACTTCCATTCACTAAAGTAGTAGGGAAACAGTAAGGACGAAGGACTAATAGTAATCGATCgtcgctttgatacaagcttcTTGTGAGCGAAACCCGCCACTCAGTGCTGTAATCGACTCCTGTATGTAGTTGACTACAGGGACGTGGTATCAGTGCTGGGTTTTGTTTACTTTTCAACGCCGATTTCGCAAGACCCAAATTAAAGTGCAGTTGTTGTCACGTGCACTCCTTGAGGTATGGTTTTCTCAGTGGGCTATATTTATTCTAAGACAAGTGTACCCATTGGGTACATGTCATGATCACAtgatgttgatgtgtgtgtgtgtgtgtcacgtgggggggggggtgttgctgGGGCCTGGGGGGATATTTAGAATATAAAGGGTAGAGGGTAGCTAAGAGTCGTTCAGTTGTACTCCTCTGCGTCAAGTGTTCAGTACTTGCTGGTCAGTTTCGGACGGACCGTCCGGGTACTCTCAGGTTCTCTTTATTGGTTTTGATCTACACTTTGCAGTGCAAAATGATGACATCTCAACTTGCGGCTTTCGCGATTCTGGCCTTGTTGTCGCTGGTGGGTGGTCAGCCTCCGCCTCCACCAAAAAGATGCTGTCTTGCTGACCAGTGGTCGTCGGTTATGTCTGATCTTTCCACCATCAACAGCGCTACTTTTGTGAGTAAATTCAGTTgggattttgttttgaatgccTGAgagatcaacaacaacaaaaaataaaaaataatttttttcttgggttgtggcataagcattacaaacgagctttttttcaaccagccctcgcccagagagggttTACTCTAATGACATATTTATACTGACATTCACattaaaaaagagagaaaaaatcagAATAAAGCAAAAAACATGAATCTTTACAAATTGAACTGCAGGTTTTACGGGAATACTTAGCGTTGGTTATGCTGGGGTTATAActgatgtgcgtgcgtgcggatatatatgtgtgtgtgtgtgtgtgtgcgtgcgtgtgtggtgtgtcagtgtgggaaTTGATGATGGTGACACACGGTATTCCCTGTGTTTTCAGGGTTTACTGAGCATGCAGTATGACTACAAGCAGCAGAAACAGTCGATGGTCAGTGTCACCAATGACCCAGTCACAAAGGCGGTCAACGTCACTGCCAGGACTGTCATTGACTTTGCACGGGTGAGCAGGAATAATTTGGTACTATTTTGCTATTTATTGGAGTTTGCAATTAACTgatatgtgttgtgtgttttaatttttttttggagCTGTTTTGAAAGTAATGGCTGTTACAACGACACAGCCGTCACGGACATAGACAGAAAATAACCAGGTAGACAAACAGCTTGACATAGAGGCAGGCacgggcaggcagacagacattcagacatacagacagagagattgtCAGACAAAGGGATGGACAGGCCcattaacacacacaccgacacacacacacacacacacccacgcacatacaaacagacacacacccgcccaccctctctcacacacacaccgtggcacacacacataccgtggcacacacagacacagacacagacacaaacacacacacacacacacaatgtatcaCAAGGCTTGGACCCAAATAACCTAATATATAGCCAAGCATCAGCACCCATAGCCATAATAATGATCTGACATTAAGCTGGTGTCCTTGCTTCATTCAGTACCTGCCTTTACGAAAATGAACAAATACACCTCGAAAGGATTCATCAGTGATTTATTTTAACAACCAAGCATACTATCAGCAATCAAAAACAAAGCAATCAGCAACTAAATTAATACTTTAAATTATGTATGAGTTATAGAACGATTGACACATGTTTcgatcaatcagtcagtcagtttgcAAATTGGACTTGCTCAATACTGGGTTTCTTGTTTGTTGATAAACGGATGACAAATAAGGACATGAATAAAAAATATACATGCAAAAACTATctttgactttttttcttctctgcgGTCAATAGATTCTGGTTTTAAGTCTGTTTAGTCAGTGACTGTTACACAATCCTGCAatcctgttgttgtttttgcagaAAGAAATGTACTACCTGCCTATGAACGACCCTTCTAAATGCATGAAGTTTCCGTACCCCATCGGTGCTGTGCAGTGTGTACCAGGTATGAAtgcagaccgacagacagacacagacagacaggcagacagacagacacagacatacagacacagacagagaccgacacagacagacagacagacagacagacagagacatacacagacaaactcagacagactcagacagacagacacagacagatatagatagacaggcagacacacagacatacagacacggacagacagacacagacaggcagacagatatgCAG from Littorina saxatilis isolate snail1 linkage group LG13, US_GU_Lsax_2.0, whole genome shotgun sequence encodes:
- the LOC138945538 gene encoding uncharacterized protein is translated as MMTSQLAAFAILALLSLVGGQPPPPPKRCCLADQWSSVMSDLSTINSATFGLLSMQYDYKQQKQSMVSVTNDPVTKAVNVTARTVIDFARKEMYYLPMNDPSKCMKFPYPIGAVQCVPDNATYLGSTYLGPMGGPLTYDGWRFQLPGGPLFVTLGATRDGCVPLVEGVTTPGKPQNDKLFLFTAYQPKIANPDDFNVPASCL